A region from the Candidatus Limnocylindrales bacterium genome encodes:
- a CDS encoding isoaspartyl peptidase/L-asparaginase, producing the protein MASRSKTSAVTGRRASTAARVALALHGGAGDGDPAAIDEAVEGARRLALAEVLARGRALLHRGVDAVSVVETCVAALEDFEGFNAGRGSVLTTEGTVEMDAAIADGASLRVGAVAAVRTLRNPIRAARMVLDQSRHVLLVGEGAERFCRSAGAETAPPEYFLVARPARGSKSGNKARMKSAAGKMGTVGAVARDRSGHLAAATSTGGISRKLPGRVGDSPVPGAGVFADDATCAVSATGDGEAILCAQVAHEIDAMLRLTDSSLPVACAAAMKRLVRAGGRGGVIAVDSTGAVTCRYSARFLYRAWFSGEGAMRVAVT; encoded by the coding sequence GTGGCTTCCCGCTCCAAGACCTCTGCCGTCACCGGCCGGCGCGCGTCGACGGCTGCGCGCGTGGCGCTGGCGCTGCACGGCGGCGCCGGCGACGGCGATCCGGCCGCCATCGACGAAGCCGTCGAAGGAGCGCGACGGCTGGCGCTCGCCGAGGTGCTGGCTCGCGGCCGCGCGCTGCTTCACCGGGGCGTCGATGCGGTCTCGGTGGTCGAGACGTGCGTGGCCGCACTGGAGGACTTCGAAGGTTTCAACGCCGGGCGCGGCTCGGTGCTCACGACCGAAGGAACCGTGGAGATGGACGCCGCGATCGCCGACGGCGCCTCGCTGCGGGTCGGCGCCGTCGCGGCCGTGCGGACGCTGCGCAATCCGATCAGGGCCGCGCGCATGGTCCTGGATCAGAGCCGCCACGTGCTGCTGGTGGGCGAGGGCGCCGAGCGTTTCTGCCGCAGCGCCGGAGCCGAGACGGCGCCGCCGGAGTATTTCCTGGTCGCGCGTCCGGCTCGTGGCAGCAAGTCGGGAAACAAGGCACGCATGAAATCGGCAGCGGGCAAGATGGGCACGGTCGGCGCCGTGGCGCGCGATCGCAGCGGCCATCTCGCAGCCGCCACCTCCACCGGCGGCATCTCGCGCAAGCTTCCGGGCCGCGTCGGTGATTCGCCGGTCCCGGGCGCCGGCGTCTTCGCCGACGATGCCACCTGCGCCGTCTCGGCCACCGGCGACGGCGAAGCGATCCTGTGCGCGCAGGTCGCCCACGAGATCGACGCGATGCTGCGCCTGACCGACAGCTCTTTGCCGGTGGCCTGCGCCGCCGCGATGAAGCGTCTGGTGCGAGCGGGCGGCCGTGGCGGTGTGATCGCGGTCGACAGCACGGGCGCGGTCACCTGCCGCTACAGCGCACGCTTTCTTTACCGCGCATGGTTTTCGGGTGAAGGAGCCATGCGCGTGGCCGTCACATAG
- a CDS encoding crotonase/enoyl-CoA hydratase family protein produces MPAQGIGPQTLIFFGLPDDASAKVGCLRGNWAPHGDNAGGHSTRRSAMSVRVEVQEGIHTVIVFRPDRRNAVDRDTAAALAQAFRAFEEDESAKVAVLFGDGGTFCAGADLKGVSEGKGNLIRIEGDGPMGPTRMRLTKPVIAAVSGYAVAGGLELAIWCDLRVAERSAVFGVFCRRWGVPLIDGGTVRLPRLIGHGRALDMILTGRPVGAEEALRIGLADRVVEDGQARPEAEALARQIAAFPERCMRSDRISAYEQWDLSYENAMRNETLRGREVILSGETVHGATRFAQGAGRHGKFE; encoded by the coding sequence TTGCCGGCCCAAGGAATCGGGCCACAGACGCTGATCTTCTTCGGTTTGCCCGACGACGCAAGCGCAAAAGTGGGCTGCTTACGTGGAAACTGGGCCCCCCATGGCGATAATGCCGGCGGTCATTCTACACGGAGGTCGGCGATGTCTGTAAGGGTCGAAGTTCAAGAAGGCATCCATACGGTCATTGTTTTCCGCCCCGATCGCCGCAATGCGGTCGACCGCGACACTGCCGCCGCCCTTGCGCAGGCCTTCCGTGCCTTCGAGGAGGACGAGTCGGCCAAAGTGGCCGTGCTGTTCGGCGATGGCGGGACCTTCTGCGCCGGGGCCGACCTCAAGGGCGTCTCCGAGGGCAAGGGCAACCTGATCCGGATCGAAGGCGACGGTCCCATGGGCCCGACCCGCATGCGCCTGACCAAGCCGGTCATCGCCGCCGTGTCCGGATACGCGGTCGCCGGGGGCCTGGAGCTGGCGATCTGGTGCGATCTTCGCGTTGCCGAGCGCAGCGCCGTCTTCGGCGTGTTCTGCCGGCGCTGGGGCGTCCCGCTGATCGATGGCGGCACCGTGCGCCTCCCGCGTCTGATCGGCCACGGCCGCGCCCTCGACATGATCCTGACCGGCCGCCCCGTGGGCGCCGAGGAAGCGCTGCGGATCGGCCTCGCCGACCGCGTCGTCGAAGATGGCCAGGCCCGCCCGGAGGCCGAAGCCCTCGCGCGGCAGATCGCCGCCTTCCCCGAACGCTGCATGCGCAGCGACCGCATCAGCGCCTACGAGCAATGGGACCTCAGCTACGAGAACGCGATGCGCAACGAGACGCTGCGAGGCCGCGAAGTGATCCTGAGCGGCGAGACCGTGCACGGCGCCACCCGCTTCGCCCAAGGCGCCGGAAGACACGGCAAGTTCGAGTAA
- a CDS encoding HU family DNA-binding protein translates to MAKKSAPIAATQTKSQLMGSIAEATGLSKRQVASVIEALGDHIIRHLKPKGAGKFTLPGLAKFTAVNKPARKARKGKNPFTGEEIMIKAKPASRGIRIRPLKALKDQI, encoded by the coding sequence ATGGCAAAGAAATCTGCACCGATCGCGGCTACGCAAACGAAGAGCCAGCTCATGGGCTCGATTGCGGAAGCCACCGGTTTGTCGAAGCGGCAGGTGGCGAGCGTGATCGAGGCCCTGGGCGATCACATCATCCGTCATCTCAAGCCCAAGGGCGCCGGCAAGTTCACCTTGCCCGGGCTGGCCAAGTTCACTGCCGTGAACAAGCCGGCCCGCAAGGCGCGCAAGGGCAAGAATCCGTTCACCGGCGAAGAGATCATGATCAAGGCCAAGCCGGCCTCGCGCGGAATCCGCATCCGTCCGCTCAAGGCCCTCAAGGACCAGATCTGA
- a CDS encoding enoyl-CoA hydratase/isomerase family protein produces MSEAAEVPTFETIIVEARGAVGRLTLARPDRLNAMGATMLQELARAARWFDEQREVRAVIVRGQGRSFCAGADLRDPPLLPGMPGSGNTWLYRREVGQYGLRMADAVERMRATTIAQVHGHSVGGGIVLMAACDMRVVAEDTVMFIPEVDIGIPLAWGGIPRLVREIGPAMTKELVLTCRRFSAQEAKAMGFVNRVVPAARVEEEARMLAEEVAAKPSVPVVITKEHVNAVVQAMSAGITSFADGDALLGAAADAESTAAMRRYLETRLPRRS; encoded by the coding sequence ATGAGCGAAGCTGCCGAGGTTCCTACGTTCGAAACCATCATCGTCGAAGCACGCGGCGCGGTCGGACGCCTGACGCTGGCGCGCCCCGACCGGCTCAATGCCATGGGTGCCACGATGCTGCAGGAACTGGCTCGCGCGGCGCGCTGGTTCGACGAGCAGCGCGAGGTACGCGCCGTCATCGTCCGCGGGCAGGGACGGTCGTTCTGCGCGGGCGCGGATCTGCGCGATCCGCCGCTGCTGCCCGGCATGCCCGGCTCCGGCAACACCTGGCTCTATCGACGCGAGGTCGGGCAGTACGGCCTGCGCATGGCCGACGCGGTCGAGCGCATGCGCGCCACCACCATCGCGCAGGTGCATGGCCACAGCGTCGGTGGCGGCATCGTGCTGATGGCGGCATGCGACATGCGCGTGGTCGCCGAGGACACCGTGATGTTCATTCCGGAAGTCGACATCGGCATTCCGCTGGCGTGGGGAGGCATCCCGCGCCTGGTGCGCGAGATCGGTCCGGCCATGACCAAGGAGCTGGTCCTCACCTGCCGCCGCTTCAGCGCGCAGGAGGCAAAGGCGATGGGCTTCGTCAATCGCGTCGTGCCGGCAGCGCGGGTCGAAGAGGAAGCGCGCATGCTGGCCGAGGAGGTCGCCGCCAAGCCCTCCGTGCCGGTGGTCATCACCAAGGAGCACGTCAATGCAGTGGTGCAGGCGATGAGCGCCGGCATCACCAGCTTCGCCGACGGCGATGCGCTGCTCGGCGCGGCCGCCGATGCGGAGTCGACGGCGGCGATGCGCCGCTACCTGGAAACACGGTTGCCGCGCAGGAGCTGA